TTGCAGTAAGACTCAGAAAGAAATTAAGCATAGCCATTGATCAACTTGACCATGTTACAGATTTTCTGTTTATATACATATACTGCAAAATTAAGCTGCTATACACTATATTTAGCTTAATATACTTTATTCTATCCAGCATAGTGggataatgctaaaaatacaactcTACCCTAATTATCGCACAACCCATGGTCGTACCTCAATGTGCCTTGAGTCTTGAGTGGTGGAATAGTTAAGGTGGAGTTGTATATGAGCCCTTACAAATTTACAATCCAAATAATATTGCATACTTTTACTTACACCACTCTTAACTACACaacgtgtgtatatatatatatctgatcgAGGTTCAGGGAAATGGTACGTTTAAtttcatatcagtgaacttgaTGTAAATGGCGAAACCCTTGCCGTGCTGTTTCCAGTAGTCGGCCTGAGGATTGATCCACTCTGGCTCTGCAATCTCCACCCTCGAATCCCTCAGAGCCTCTGTTGAAATGTTGTACTTGTTATCCCTCCGATGGACCAGCTCCGGTGACACCTGCCCCAGGTTCACCGGCTGTGGAGACATCATCAAAGCAGGTGCACCCACTGGGAGCTTGTCACCTATTTCATACACCCacctcaaaattaaattttatttttttagggggCATTAATGCTAAATTTTAAGCACTTGCTCACCTCTATCAACCTGCCATGTGCACCAGAATTTGCCGTATGTTTTTGCCATATTTTCGAGTTCAGGTCTCTCTACTATTCCGGGAACTCGGGGATTGAACCAAAGGCCCGACTTGATCTGAATCGTCCAAATTCATGCACTtcattgaataataataataatagtaataaaaaatttacaaggaAATCCAAAAATTGGGGGTGCAAGTACAACCTCGTAAGCATGAGAGTGCCACAGCTTCTGCTCATCCGGAGGCAAAGCTTCAAATATTCTATCCGATACTATATATTCAACACCTTACATAGAACAAAAAGTTGAAGTTAAAATGACAAAGCTTCtacttcattatttatttatttgtttttcctaaATTCATCCGACCCCTTTGAGTATAAACAATTCAAAGTCCAAAGCATACATTTTGCAccataatactaaaaaaaaaaagtcagggAAAGCAAAAGATAAGGCTAAAAGTTTCACCGATGAGACGGGCATGGGCATGATCAGAATCGTAAACGGCGCATTGCAAGAAGTCCTGGTTGACACGGGTGACATAGTGGTGTGTCTCAATCTGGCGGGTCATGTCGTGGCCGTACAAGGCGAAGGTGCACACGTGCTGCTTCATCTGCTTCACGGGCTTCAGGGACTGAAGCAATTGCGCGCCCTTGTCTATCATCTGCTGCTCCACCGTCATCGGCTCCCCAGGCGGCCTGGGGTCGGCACCGGACGGCATAGGACTCGGTGACTTGTCGCTCGACGCCATgatccaatctctctctctctctgttttgggAAGAGGCCGAGCGAGGGAGCTGAGTTTatagagagagattgagagggaggGAGGAGAATTCATGGAGAACGTGGTGAGGTACGAGGATCCCACGTAGACATGCATTTGAGTTGAGGTGGCTGCGCCTGGTGAAAGTGAGAGGCCAAATGGATCGAGATCAAATATGGTCGGACACGTGGGCAGCTGCGATGAGATCCTAGTTGCAGAGAATGTCTGAGTGCAGTGATTTCCTATGCCCCTTCATcctgttggaaaaaaaaaatcgtctttAACAATTCTGCTGTCGGCATGGCTAACCATTACTAAACAGATCGATTTCAGGAGCAAACCTGCCCATCTGTCTATATCGGTTAAATACACCATTTTTGTCGATCCCTCTAAACGGGAAATGTTAGATCTTATTTTAGTATTCTTCTAATGTTCATTTAGaaagatataaatataataaaaaaattaaaaaattatattcatgtCATCTAAAAAgatatagatataatttttttattatatttatgtcattttagATGGACATCAGAAAAACATTAGAAAGAACTCTAACATTCCTGATCAATTTAAATAAGTTTAAACTATCTCTTAGTAGATTTATATGAGATTTAATAGGCCAACTATTTTAATTGGAATGAGAGACAATTGTGGAGTTAATGTTCATTTATGATTATCATTTCTTCGAGGGCGTTTgtgtgtttgatttttgaaatcagaatttcaTTCTTATTCGGTGTGCGAATTTCAagatttgactttgtgagataaaattaaaaaagaaaattgaataaaatataat
This DNA window, taken from Alnus glutinosa chromosome 5, dhAlnGlut1.1, whole genome shotgun sequence, encodes the following:
- the LOC133869459 gene encoding oil body-associated protein 2C-like encodes the protein MHVYVGSSYLTTFSMNSPPSLSISLYKLSSLARPLPKTERERDWIMASSDKSPSPMPSGADPRPPGEPMTVEQQMIDKGAQLLQSLKPVKQMKQHVCTFALYGHDMTRQIETHHYVTRVNQDFLQCAVYDSDHAHARLIGVEYIVSDRIFEALPPDEQKLWHSHAYEIKSGLWFNPRVPGIVERPELENMAKTYGKFWCTWQVDRGDKLPVGAPALMMSPQPVNLGQVSPELVHRRDNKYNISTEALRDSRVEIAEPEWINPQADYWKQHGKGFAIYIKFTDMKLNVPFP